The following nucleotide sequence is from Eremothecium cymbalariae DBVPG#7215 chromosome 6, complete sequence.
GCTCGTTCACTGTATGGTTGGTGTGTCAAGAAGTGCAACCGTGTGTATTGCAGAATGTATGAAGCGTCTGGATTGTGGTGTTATTCAGGCTTATCTCTTTGTTCGCGTTCGAAGATTGAACATCATAATCCAGCCAAACCTAATGTTCATTTACGAATTACTTAAATGGCAGGAATTAAAGCACCCTAATGCTAAGAAAGTTGATTGGCATATTATGTGCCGTGCCATCGCAGAGCTAAACAAAAATTACATAAAGGATTCTTGGTAGGTATTTTCAGTGCTCATGAAGCACCTGTATTATTTTGTCAActtattttttaatgaaatgCCCTTAGTCTAAAGTAACATATCTCTTTAAATGGTCTGGAATAACGTCGTATAGGTTCTTTTCCTGCAACCAACTCTTAGAGAAGAGTCGATCAGCGTATTTATGACCAGAATCACAAAGAATAGTCACCACATTGCTATTTGGAGGCAAATCTTTGGCAACTTTAGCTGCTGCTACAACGTTTAAGCCAGAAGTACCACCTAAAAAGAGCCCCTCTTCCTCAATGAGTCTGTAAACCATAACTAtagattcttcatctgGAACAAAAACGGCATCGTCAACAAAGTCAAGGCCAGCTTGTAAGTTGTTGGTAATCCTACCTTGGCCAATTCCCTCAGTGAAGGAGCTTCCTTCTCGCACTAACTCACCTGTTTTAACATAGGAATAAATAACGGATCCGGGGGGATCAGCAACAACTAATTTACAAACACCACCTGTagctttttttaaatatttggCTATACCAGTGAAAGTACCACCTGTTCCCGTCGAACAAGTAAACGAATCAAGCTTTAAGCCCGCGCTCTCAATCTGCTGCAGAATTTCTGGGCCTGTCGTGTAGTAATGTGACTTCCAGTTTGCCTCATTATCAAATTGATCGGTCCAGATAGCATTATCCAATGATTTTGCAT
It contains:
- a CDS encoding uncharacterized protein (similar to Ashbya gossypii AEL161W) — protein: MKLPFNMSINTPKLSINGFCDAIGNTPLIKLQKLSAELGRNIYGKAEFQNPGGSVKDRAALYLINEAESTGAIDPSRPATIVEGSAGNTAIGLAHIAKARGYKAVFYMPDTQAQAKINLLRYLGTEVYPVPPCPITDPLNFNNRARDHAKSLDNAIWTDQFDNEANWKSHYYTTGPEILQQIESAGLKLDSFTCSTGTGGTFTGIAKYLKKATGGVCKLVVADPPGSVIYSYVKTGELVREGSSFTEGIGQGRITNNLQAGLDFVDDAVFVPDEESIVMVYRLIEEEGLFLGGTSGLNVVAAAKVAKDLPPNSNVVTILCDSGHKYADRLFSKSWLQEKNLYDVIPDHLKRYVTLD